The Carassius carassius chromosome 34, fCarCar2.1, whole genome shotgun sequence genome has a segment encoding these proteins:
- the LOC132115101 gene encoding legumain-like, with product MVIFMTSSYSATMFEDLAPNVDAYALTACTKYIQSSPSDYNDIRKIYLSDKFSSAWLKDINEADFKTETFHGKIADKQANHLKRNNDLCPCQFGNLEIRNCHLSEFLQK from the exons ATGGTGATATTCATGACCAGCAGTTACTCTGCAACAATGTTTGAAGATCTTGCCCCTAATGTAGATG CCTATGCATTGACTGCATGTACTAAATATATCCAGAGCTCTCCCAGTGATTACAATGACATCAGAAAAATCTACCTCTCTGATAAATTCTCATCTGCTTGGCTGAAGGACATTAATGAG GCTGACTTTAAAACAGAAACATTCCACGGGAAGATAGCTGATAAACAAGCTAATCACCTTAAACGAAATAATGATCTCTGCCCTTGCCAGTTTGGGAACCTG gagaTCAGAAACTGTCACCTCAGTGAGTTTCTGCAAAAATGA